The sequence below is a genomic window from Streptomyces sp. B21-105.
CTGACCGACGTCGAGGACGTCCCGGGCGGGGTGCAGATCACCGTCGACGGGGCGATCGAGATCGAGGGGGGCGCGAAGCCCGCGGCCGTGCTGCAGAGCCTGTCGCGGTTCTACGCGTGAGCCGACGCCGTCGCGCCGTCGCACCGCCGTGCAGCGGAAGGGCGGTTGAGCCGTTGAGTCGTTGCACCGTGGCGTCGTAGCAGCTGACATGGTGGGGACCCGCGCGGCCGTCGTGGCCGGCCGCGCGACCCGCCCCTCCTCCGGGCGGCGGGCGTCGAGGCGGTTCCGGCAGGAGAGGTGCAGGCGTGAAACTGACCATTCTGGGCGGCGGCGGGTTCCGGGTGCCGCTCGTGTACGGCGCACTCCTGACGGACCGCGGCGAGGGGCGCGTCACCGACGTCGTCCTGCACGACCTGGACGACGGCCGGCTGCGGGCTGTCGCCCGGGTGCTCGCGGAGCAGGCCGCCGCAGTGCCCGACGCCCCCCGGGTCACCGCCACCACCGACCTCGACGAGGCCCTGCGCGGCGCCGACTTCGTCTTCTCCGCGATCCGCGTCGGCGGCCTCGAGGGCCGGGCGAACGACGAGCGGGTGGCCCTGGAGCAGGGCGTCCTAGGCCAGGAGACGGTCGGCGCCGGAGGCATCGCCTACGGTCTGCGGACGGTCCCCGTCGCCGTCGACATCGCCCGCCGGGCGGCCCGTCTCGCCCCCGACGCCTGGGTCATCAACTTCACCAACCCCGCGGGGCTCGTCACCGAGGCCATGTCCCGCCACCTCGGCGACCGCGTCATCGGCATCTGCGACTCGCCGGTCGGCCTCGGCCGCCGTATCGCCCGGGTCCTCGGCGCCGACCCGAAGCAGGCGTGGATCGACTACGTCGGCCTCAACCACCTCGGCTGGGTCCGCGGCCTGCGGATCGCCGGCCGCGACGAGCTCCCGAGGCTGCTCGCCGACCCCGACCTGCTCGGCTCCTTCGAGGAGGGCAAGCTCTTCGGCGTCGACTGGCTGCGGTCCCTCGGCGCGATCCCCAACGAGTATCTGCACTACTACTACTTCAACCGGGAGACCGTCCGCGCCTACCAGCAGGCCGAGAAGACCCGCGGCGCCTTCCTCGCCGACCAGCAGGCCCGCTTCTACGAGGAGATGCGCGACCCCGGCGCGGCGGCCCTCGCCGCCTGGGACCGCACCCGCGCCGAACGCGAGGCCACCTACATGGCCGAGAACCGGGAGAGCGCGGGCGCCGGCGAACGCGACGCCGACGACCTCTCCGGCGGCTACGAGAAGGTCGCCCTCGCCCTGATGCGGGCCATCGCCCGCGACGAGCGCACGACGCTCATCCTGAACGTCCGCAACCAGGGCGCCCTGTCGGTGCTGGACGCCGACGCCGTCATCGAGGTGCCCTGCCTCGTGGACTCCGGCGGCGCCCACCCGGTGGCCGTCGCCCCGCTGCCCGAGCACGCCACCGGGCTGGTGTGCGCGGTCAAGGGCGTCGAGCGCGAGGTGCTCGCCGCCGCCGGGTCCGGCTCCCGGGCGACGGCCGTCAAGGCGTTCGCGCTGCACCCGCTGGTCGACTCGGTGAACATCGCCCGCAAGCTGGTGGAGGGCTACACCGACGTCCACCCGGGGCTGGCGTACCTTAAGTAGCCCCAC
It includes:
- a CDS encoding 6-phospho-beta-glucosidase is translated as MKLTILGGGGFRVPLVYGALLTDRGEGRVTDVVLHDLDDGRLRAVARVLAEQAAAVPDAPRVTATTDLDEALRGADFVFSAIRVGGLEGRANDERVALEQGVLGQETVGAGGIAYGLRTVPVAVDIARRAARLAPDAWVINFTNPAGLVTEAMSRHLGDRVIGICDSPVGLGRRIARVLGADPKQAWIDYVGLNHLGWVRGLRIAGRDELPRLLADPDLLGSFEEGKLFGVDWLRSLGAIPNEYLHYYYFNRETVRAYQQAEKTRGAFLADQQARFYEEMRDPGAAALAAWDRTRAEREATYMAENRESAGAGERDADDLSGGYEKVALALMRAIARDERTTLILNVRNQGALSVLDADAVIEVPCLVDSGGAHPVAVAPLPEHATGLVCAVKGVEREVLAAAGSGSRATAVKAFALHPLVDSVNIARKLVEGYTDVHPGLAYLK